Genomic DNA from Choristoneura fumiferana chromosome 16, NRCan_CFum_1, whole genome shotgun sequence:
CATTAGAAATTCCAAACTAAGATTCTCGACGGCCAAAAATATAATACGGAAGTAAACGTACCCTCAAGTGAGCACTAAAGAATAACCAGTACCTATCCAATATTGCATTAAGAATATTGGAGATCACGGTTGCTAACTTTATAGCTTGGAGGATTGGCAATGAGAATCGGGTCAAGATCAGGGATTGCTACGGcttattttacataaacattttatcgCTGTTGTACCTCTCTACACAGTAATCTATAGGCTCAACATTACCTTAGGCCAAAACTTACCTAAATCTCATAATTTACATAACAGTTTCCTGAAGTAAGCGCCTCTAAATATTAGAGCGTGTTCTACTTCAGGGCAGCTTTAATAACACATTTGAGGGTAGTTTTGAATCGGCGGCAATAACGTAGATTACTTGTCGGTAGGTATGCTGTTCCTTAAAGTTATCAATCCCAACTGGTTAATTAATCGTAACGCTGTGTATTTATTGGCTTTATCATTCCAGGTACGCCGCAAATGTAATAAATGAACAAAAGGCGTGCGTTGGAATTTAAAAATGAGAGCGCCCAAGGTGAATGACAATGACGCTTCGCCGATGTGACAGTTTGCCCACGCGACTTCCGGAGGCGCCGGTCCCTACCAAATCGAGACAAACACCGCAGAATCAACTCCCTGATTCAATCACTGTCCCTAATTTCTGTGAAGGTTCAGAGCGCGAAGAGGTTATCGCCACTTGGAAATCCCTTTACACGgacatcaaaaacataaaaaatggtTTTCCGGCAAACGACCTGCCAAATCATGGAGCCGCCAAAAAGGAATCCATTACGCACAATTTCATTCCTGCTTTTTCGTGCAACAATAAAAACGTGGCGCGGAGAATCACTTATGATAATCGTCAGACACGGGTCATCCCTCGAGTGGCCGAACGTTGCTCGTCATTTTCCTTGGATACCGGCCAAGTCCGTTCGACGGAGCTGGGCGCGAATAGGGCTCGTCGCCGGACTTTGCTGCAGCGGCTTCTCTCCTGGCGGACTCCTGATTGTGACTGCACCGAACGTTGTCCGAGACCATATCGTCAAAATGACCTGTGTACATGTTGTGACACCCGAGTGAATAAGCTGGCCAAGTGTAATAAGTATGCTGAACGTGGCCGGTCTAAAAGTGTTGGTTACGAAGCTGCTCGTGAAGTGACAAGGTTCCGACGGTTAGTGAAGCGTTAACTTTAAAGGAAGACTCATCTACTCTATTAAACTATGTacataagaaattaaaattgaatcagTAGATGAATCTTCCTATGGAGTTCGCTAAAGTGTTATGGTGTATAGGTGCGCGAGCGCAGGTGCCACGGTGGGAGTGGAGACGGCGGCAGCTTTGCGCGCCAGAGCTGCCCTGACCCTCGCCCGGCGGTACTACCCCGAAGGAGGATGGGGATGGACTATAACTATAGTGGGAACTATCGTGCAAGTGATATCCCACGGTCTGCAATTAGGAGGCGGCACCGGCGCAATAGCATGCACGGCTGCCTCCAAATACCGCGTCCCTCCTCTCTACACTCACGGTAAGTAAAGTACTCCTTTACACACTCCTAAACAACGGACAAtgacttttaaatttaattcactCATATGttgcttatttttcaacagatattgatgaCTTTAAcgtaatttcttttattttccagttttgtataatgttaaattgtttaagagtaaatttCCTGTAAACCGTTACAGGCTGAATTAAGAAAAAGAAAGGCTAACCAAAAAAATTATTTCTCAAATTATTAGTTCTGTTGTGTCCAACATTCACTTCCCTATGTGATTCATGCTTCAAAATAACGGCCGTAAAGATTTGAACGTGACtcaaatgtgaaatgagaaTTCAAATGTCACACCTCACGTAGGCtacaaatactcgtacctacattGACCTAAATTCGATATGCGAAATCAGTTCTATCAACATAAACGATGAATTTACCAGTTTACATTGCTAACACTCGTTAGCTACATAGCTTCACTACTCTGTGGACTCTGTGTACTCGGAAGTGTTTTAACAATGGTACTGAATATTGCGGAACACTACTAAATTGAACACctatttaagtaaattttcaAATGATCGTAAAATTTAATGTGAATAGATAGAAATTGCGGTCAAATCAACTTTGGAAATAGCGTGGATAGTACAAAGCACATTTTGCAGTAGTGTTTCAGACCTTCTTatttctaaaaacaaaaaaaaaacgccctaAGAAACGgattatattttactttacagTTTGTATCATATTCCTTCAGTTGGGcctgttattattatgttacaaTGTAGGAAAATGGCGTCTCAAAGTGTGAGATGACTAGTTGTTCTGCAGACAAGCCGGTCGTCCACAACGTAACGCACAAAGTTTTGTTATCGCGCTGACAGACGTATCCGCACGGCTGAGTTCGCTTACAACTTACAACCCGGATCTTGTATTTATATCATACTGTATTTCCATCAGCTGTTTAAGTTTGTCTACTTACACGTCATGTCATGTAGGTTTTGTTCCAACAATTGACCAATTATTTTAAGGTTACGCACCAGTGAAGTGCGTCTTCAATGAATCAAACGTCACTTTTACCATAGCTTTTACTCACCACTAGAATGACAGTTCAATGTATGAATACTAATGTAGTAAATAACATTCTAACAAGTGTTTGGACGTTTGAAATACCTAATTGTTCATTACATAAATAATTCGTACAAGTGCGACAaatatcttaataaaaaaacaaaagtaactaATTGTGGCCACCTACCAAAACTTTACATTTTACAGTTCGATGTGAATATGCTGTATATAGATGATTTTGATCAAGGTTTTTAGTTTGCATTTTGAGATAATATAaagccaataataataatacaaataaggAAAGCGCCCTTGTACAAACGTCACCCACTTTCATTAAGAACTTTGTCGCATTGATCATTGAAACTTTGACAGGACAAAACAAAAGCGTTCTATGAATAAAATCAACGGCAGTATCTGTTTGATGTCAGAAGCTAGAGAATTATTAATCTTCTTCATTTGTTTGTCGTATAGTGTGAAATTCTTCACATTTTTCTTTGTTAtcctaaaatagtaggtagAGGTACAAAACATTGAAGTTTACGTTCAATATGAATCCAAATGTTCTCCTTAAGAATGTTAGTAGCAAAATGAGCTACAAAATAAAACCTTGTTTGTCAACTCTGAATGTTTCGCAGATCTACATTTGTCTGAAAACAGGACGGAATCCAACGCGGGTGCAAGCCATTCTCGAATTTTACGCGGTAAAGTTTTTTATGTCGATTCTACAAATGTTTTTATGACTTTTCTAATTCAATACGGTTTGAAAAATGCTGAAAATGTCTTAAATTTACGTGGACCTTTGTCTACCTTTGTAGAGAGACTTTTTACGTTAAGTGTACCTATCATTAATTATCAACTAGAGGCCTTATcatctaacgcactcggaatgacaattgttttcaccacgtctttctgtcacacggtataagatgagggtaaaaagagatggtgaatgttATCGCGGATGCCCGCGCGTTGCTAATACAGCCACAGCCACTGGTATTCGTCATGCTCGTAGGAACTTACTTGATCGTAAGCAAATTTGTCACAAGCAGATAAAACTTTTGCTGAACCCAATGCATAAGCTTAaagattaattaaatttgtgCATAAAATACTTAgtcttacttaaaaaaataataaatttgaagCTCCCTCGAGATAAGGGGAAGCTCAAGCCCACGCAATGATATTGGTTAAATAAATTGAACGTTTTGGGGTTCCATGCCtcatttggcaaaaacggaaccttacTGGATCACTTCGGTGTCcgtctgtttgtatgtctgtttatctgttaaGCCCTCTTCCTCTGGAacagtgaaaaaaatcaaacattattttaaatcaacgcaatcaaaacatacagtcattaaacaattGTTCCATAGAAATTGCCAGGGAATCAAAAACTACTAGTTCCAGTTGtcctataaaattaaaatttactacgAAGATAGTTCTTCTAGCATagccaataagaaaagtctgtttttttttattgagtatTGAAAATTTACATCTGaaatctattttaatttgtatctGTCTGTTTATGTCAGTACCTAACCTAATCATCTTATAAAAAGACCCCACgctgtatttattttgtatgagaGGGGTTCCACTAACACTGGAGATTAGTAAAtacgtacaaatttgtacgaaactctcggtgtacgagtccgactcgcacttggtcggttttttaagAATAGGTTTAATTTAACAGCGAAGGCTTACCTACTAACTCAAACAAGGGGCGCTTGGGATTCTGATGAATCTAGAAAGCCGCCCGGAGTATTCCAGTTATTGCCAGTGCTGATAACAAATATCTctctttgtttataaatatctCTTATTAAAAATTTGCTATTGCAAATTAATAGATTTAATAGGCTTAAATAAATCTTACTATCCGAATGTTTGGTTTCAATTAGAATGAGAGTTTCTCTTTGcgcaatattaattaataaccaAGCTTCTTTAAGTTTTTCATGGCGCGTTTTGTGACCGAATTAATGCATGTATAAGTTTCCGATTTAAAAGCCGATAACATGACAACAGAGCTTTGGTTTTTTAATGCGCAAATCTAAGTAGTACTAATTATTAGGACTTATTTTGTCTTGAATTGGAACTTGAATTACTCAAGCAGTGCAATAAACTATGTTTGTTTGATAACTATTGTGTAAGTTGTGTATTAttgtgtatttttgttgtgttgttggaGTCGCAAATATCAGATTAAACTGTAAAATTGCTATTTTATATTGCTTTTGCTTAATAATATTACGTTTCTTGAGTGGAGTTCTTAAAAATTTacctttatttcattttaataattttaatattgacgaccgaatggccatgtggttggagaacctgactacgaagcttgaggtcccgggttcgattcccggccggggcagatatttgtgtgaataacacgaatgtttgttctcgggtcttggatctttaatttctatttaagtatgtatttatctatataagtatgtttatccgttgcctagtatccatagtacccccagctttgcttagtttgtagTGTCCcagtttgcttagtttgaggcTAGTCGTCCTGTactaagaactaaaaagaatgAATTCCATCGCGGACCGAAAAGAACTAGTTCCTCGTTAAACGAAAATCTTATTCgtctcggtctcggtccgcGCTCCTTTGGTTTGGAGCTAAAACGGAGCGGGAGCTGGGAGTGAGCTAGTGAACGAGGAAACGAATAGGTAAAGAGCGGAGCGGCGGCAATGGCGCGTGCTCGGTCAATGTGAACGAGCAaaatagtattatttcaaaAGCGTATCCTGCTCAGTGGCGAGAGAGAcgcattattttttcaattgtaAATTGTCCGCTTGTTTGATGATACGAAAGCATATTAGGAACCCGGTTAAACGAAACTACGACAACAAATGAATGATTGTTTTTATCTGATTACAACGCTATactttttttcatcacacttgctcgtaaacagtgtcgtaacatgcaggctaccttggttgcaacccccacaAATAAACCCTGCAACCTTAATGTGTTGTCATgaacccgtggtcggtcgcatgagtcattgcgcgtacacattgtcttgtcatgaagcccaaggtcggtaaatgagtcggtgcgccgtactgatggtgctgcgcgcgctgctgcaggacccaCATGGACCACACATGcaacgcacgttgcggcgccatgccgagggaggtagagggcgacgctgcaAAGCAGACAGCCTAGATATCGCCAATATTCGGAAGAATTatactttttcttttacaaatataaaaaattttacttgcaaatgtgatgaaaacattgtatgtcgcacgggcggtactagaatacGAAcaatcgactcattaaagccctcagtctcgacttcgggcttctaatagactctgttcgtaattccttatttaccgcccttaagacacaatgtactatatattactccttattttttaaattccgaTCTTTAGCTCCCAGTTCAGTTCATGACCGATTCGAGTCTAAAACTCGCTCACTTCCCTTCCTTTTCCTATTTCGGTCGGAGCCGCTCGCTCGGAGCTAAAGGAACTAAAGGAACTAAAAGACCGAACTAGTTCATTTGACGATTGACCGAGATCGGAGCGCTCCCTTTAAAGACGAGCGGGCGGCAACTctatagtttgggactaggtcaattggtgtcaagtgtcccatgata
This window encodes:
- the LOC141436506 gene encoding uncharacterized protein; translated protein: MTMTLRRCDSLPTRLPEAPVPTKSRQTPQNQLPDSITVPNFCEGSEREEVIATWKSLYTDIKNIKNGFPANDLPNHGAAKKESITHNFIPAFSCNNKNVARRITYDNRQTRVIPRVAERCSSFSLDTGQVRSTELGANRARRRTLLQRLLSWRTPDCDCTERCPRPYRQNDLCTCCDTRVNKLAKCNKYAERGRSKSVGYEAAREVTRFRRCASAGATVGVETAAALRARAALTLARRYYPEGGWGWTITIVGTIVQVISHGLQLGGGTGAIACTAASKYRVPPLYTHG